The following are encoded in a window of Flavobacterium sp. WC2421 genomic DNA:
- the cdd gene encoding cytidine deaminase — protein sequence MKVQGKKIDLSDIHLSKTDEKQHKVLSYMNNSTDGGYLSPQQVQSLMQSLHLNLQELMNYLVPYATKFAMSPISGFKVGAVAHGISGAIYFGANIEFQDQALSFTVHAEQASIAHAISYGETGIDYLAISAAPCGYCRQFLYEITNCPSTKDITILINNESNSLSNLLPQAFGPQDLGVTTRLMLAQNNNLQMIPVHADPFVIAAFNAANTSYSPYTCDYSGVCIATNYGAYVGSYAENAAYNPSMSPLEAAIVLLIMNGDSYNNIYRAILVEAKNNKYSQLSATKDVLAVVAKNITLEYYSVNSQKNGSTLNIKEMV from the coding sequence ATGAAAGTACAGGGTAAAAAAATCGATTTGTCAGATATTCATTTATCAAAAACTGATGAAAAGCAACACAAGGTTTTAAGTTACATGAACAATTCTACAGATGGAGGGTATTTATCTCCACAGCAAGTACAGTCCCTGATGCAAAGTTTGCACCTAAATTTGCAGGAATTAATGAATTATTTAGTACCCTATGCCACTAAGTTCGCCATGTCCCCTATATCAGGTTTTAAAGTGGGTGCTGTTGCACATGGAATTTCTGGAGCTATTTATTTTGGTGCTAATATTGAATTTCAAGATCAGGCATTGTCTTTTACCGTTCATGCTGAACAAGCATCTATAGCGCACGCTATAAGTTATGGGGAAACAGGTATCGACTATCTTGCTATTTCTGCTGCTCCATGTGGGTATTGTCGCCAGTTTTTGTATGAAATTACAAATTGTCCTTCAACAAAAGATATTACCATTTTAATTAATAATGAGAGTAATTCCTTGTCTAATTTACTTCCACAAGCATTTGGTCCACAGGACCTAGGGGTTACTACCCGATTAATGTTGGCACAAAATAATAATTTACAAATGATTCCCGTTCATGCAGATCCATTTGTAATTGCAGCCTTTAATGCTGCCAATACATCCTACTCTCCATATACATGTGATTATTCTGGTGTTTGTATAGCTACAAATTATGGTGCTTATGTAGGTTCCTATGCAGAAAATGCCGCTTACAATCCAAGTATGTCTCCTTTAGAAGCAGCAATCGTTCTGTTAATAATGAACGGAGATTCATACAACAATATTTACCGTGCTATTTTAGTTGAAGCTAAAAACAATAAATACAGTCAACTTTCGGCTACTAAAGATGTCTTAGCAGTAGTAGCCAAAAATATTACTCTGGAATACTACTCTGTTAATAGTCAAAAAAATGGTTCAACACTAAACATTAAAGAAATGGTGTAA
- a CDS encoding GNAT family N-acetyltransferase: MITKASLKDVSHLNTLINSAYRGASSKKGWTTEANILEGLRTTEAELTEIMADAKNTILKFTENDQIIGSVLLIEKAQKLYLGMLTVSPNLQNSGIGKQLLKEAEKQALALGLPKIVMTVISVRTELIAWYQRHGYADTGERDPFPSSDVHISISEKPLEFMVLEKKLS; encoded by the coding sequence ATGATTACAAAAGCAAGCTTAAAAGATGTTTCTCACTTAAATACATTAATCAATTCAGCTTACCGTGGTGCTTCTTCTAAAAAAGGATGGACCACCGAAGCCAACATTCTAGAAGGACTCAGAACTACCGAAGCGGAACTTACGGAAATCATGGCCGATGCTAAAAACACGATTCTAAAATTTACGGAGAACGACCAAATAATAGGTTCTGTATTACTGATTGAAAAAGCGCAAAAACTATATTTAGGAATGTTAACGGTTTCGCCTAACCTGCAAAATAGTGGTATTGGAAAACAACTTTTAAAAGAAGCTGAAAAGCAAGCTTTGGCCTTGGGATTACCAAAAATTGTAATGACTGTCATATCTGTTAGAACTGAATTAATAGCATGGTACCAGCGTCATGGTTATGCAGATACTGGAGAAAGAGATCCTTTCCCTAGCAGTGATGTTCATATTTCAATCTCTGAAAAACCTTTGGAGTTTATGGTTTTAGAGAAAAAATTAAGCTAA
- a CDS encoding SRPBCC domain-containing protein → MANNSKTLVIKDLKEKSILVSRVFKAPRDKVWRAYTESEYLEKWWGPQPWKAETKSISFTVGGYWLYAMVGPKNEKHWSRMDYTAIKPYESLEIKDGFCDEEGNLNNSLPVSTGSIIFNPSDSGTLVEFKMFYNTEKEVETMIEMGFEQGITTCLEQLERLFQENKI, encoded by the coding sequence ATGGCAAACAATAGCAAAACACTCGTTATAAAAGATTTAAAAGAGAAATCTATCTTGGTATCCAGAGTCTTTAAAGCTCCTCGTGATAAAGTTTGGCGTGCTTATACCGAAAGTGAATACTTGGAAAAATGGTGGGGACCACAACCATGGAAAGCCGAGACCAAATCCATAAGCTTTACCGTTGGTGGCTATTGGTTGTATGCGATGGTAGGCCCCAAAAACGAAAAGCACTGGAGTCGAATGGATTATACTGCAATAAAACCATACGAAAGTTTGGAAATTAAAGATGGTTTTTGTGATGAAGAGGGGAATTTAAACAATTCCCTACCCGTTTCAACTGGATCTATTATTTTTAATCCAAGTGATTCAGGTACTTTGGTAGAATTCAAAATGTTCTATAACACTGAAAAAGAAGTGGAAACTATGATTGAAATGGGTTTTGAGCAAGGCATTACAACTTGTCTTGAACAATTAGAAAGGTTATTTCAAGAAAATAAAATATAA
- a CDS encoding NADPH-dependent FMN reductase codes for MKQITTIIAISGSLKSTSANSNILREIAKIAPENVILNIVDGLDQLPHFNPEITEGIPTVTYFRNQIKAADGIIFSTPEYAFGIPGVLKNALDWLVSSGELNDKPVAAISVSPMQMGGDKALASLLLTLSALGTNTPQKATLTIGTIKSKMNEIGVVTNPSTLQELNGVLVSLLESIHPK; via the coding sequence ATGAAACAGATTACGACTATTATTGCTATTTCGGGAAGTTTGAAATCAACTTCAGCAAATAGTAATATTTTAAGGGAAATAGCTAAAATTGCTCCAGAAAATGTTATTCTAAATATAGTTGATGGATTGGATCAATTGCCTCATTTTAACCCTGAAATAACCGAAGGAATACCCACAGTTACCTATTTTAGAAACCAAATTAAAGCGGCTGATGGCATTATATTCTCTACCCCCGAATATGCTTTTGGTATTCCCGGAGTATTAAAGAACGCTTTAGATTGGCTCGTTTCTTCAGGAGAATTGAATGATAAACCAGTTGCTGCAATCAGTGTATCTCCCATGCAAATGGGTGGCGACAAGGCATTAGCATCGTTGTTATTAACGCTTTCGGCCTTGGGGACTAATACACCCCAAAAAGCGACTTTGACTATTGGAACCATCAAAAGTAAAATGAATGAAATAGGGGTAGTTACAAATCCTAGTACGCTTCAAGAATTAAATGGAGTTCTTGTCTCTTTGTTAGAGAGCATACATCCTAAATAA
- a CDS encoding carboxymuconolactone decarboxylase family protein, with amino-acid sequence MTTFTVPTREQVAPANQDIFDNLQKALGFVPNLYATIAHSTNGLSRFLAYQNAKTSLNNKEKEAVNLIVSQVNGCVYCQSAHLVLGKMNGFSDDQLLDIRKGKSTDTKLNALVQLSAEIAANKGNASTEVVDGFFAQGYTNENLVDLILLVSDKTAMNFLHNLTQVPVDFPLAPAL; translated from the coding sequence ATGACAACATTTACAGTTCCAACTAGAGAACAAGTAGCCCCAGCAAACCAAGACATTTTTGACAATCTACAAAAAGCATTGGGTTTTGTACCAAATTTATACGCTACTATCGCGCATTCTACTAACGGATTATCTCGTTTTTTGGCTTATCAAAATGCAAAAACTTCTTTGAATAATAAAGAAAAAGAAGCAGTGAATTTAATTGTAAGCCAAGTTAATGGATGTGTTTACTGCCAAAGTGCCCATCTGGTTTTAGGTAAAATGAATGGGTTCTCGGATGACCAATTGTTAGACATTCGTAAAGGTAAAAGTACGGATACCAAATTAAATGCTTTAGTACAACTTTCAGCAGAGATAGCTGCAAACAAAGGAAATGCAAGCACAGAAGTAGTAGATGGATTTTTTGCACAGGGCTATACTAATGAAAATTTAGTAGATTTGATTTTGCTTGTAAGCGATAAAACGGCGATGAATTTTTTGCATAATTTAACTCAAGTTCCTGTAGATTTTCCTCTGGCTCCTGCGTTATAA
- a CDS encoding DUF3037 domain-containing protein, translating into MQEKNLYEYAVIRVVPRVEREEFLNVGVILFCKKAKFIKVIHALNVERVLSFSTEADVEQIQMNLSAFEKVAHGTKDGGSIAVMDIPSRFRWLTALRSSVIQTSRPHPGLCDDLEKTIQRLFEELVL; encoded by the coding sequence ATGCAAGAGAAAAACTTATATGAGTATGCTGTAATTCGGGTTGTACCTAGGGTAGAGCGCGAAGAATTCCTGAATGTAGGGGTTATTCTATTTTGCAAAAAAGCCAAATTTATAAAAGTAATTCATGCTTTAAACGTTGAAAGAGTTCTTTCTTTTTCGACAGAAGCTGATGTAGAACAAATCCAAATGAACTTATCTGCTTTCGAAAAAGTAGCACACGGTACAAAAGATGGTGGGTCAATAGCAGTAATGGATATTCCGTCTCGTTTTCGTTGGTTAACGGCCTTGCGCAGTTCCGTAATTCAAACTTCAAGACCCCATCCAGGATTGTGTGACGATTTAGAAAAAACCATTCAACGCTTGTTTGAAGAGTTAGTGCTGTAA
- a CDS encoding HipA family kinase → MKTNFNLRTVNVTRYITPLREGGSLPALAEADDDFKYVLKFKGAGHGVKALIAELIGGEIARALGIKMPELVFANLDEAFGRTEADEEIQDLLQGSQGMNLALHFLSGAINFDPVVTVVDPVLASQIVWLDAYITNVDRTFRNTNMLIWHKELWLIDHGASLYFHHSWTNWENHAQSPFALIKDHVLLPQASALTETDTAFKKLLTPEILQEIVSLIPEDWLQWEDVEATPAELRNVYLQFLLTRLNHSEIFIKEAQNAREKLI, encoded by the coding sequence ATGAAAACCAACTTCAATCTTCGAACCGTAAATGTTACGCGGTACATCACTCCTTTGCGGGAAGGCGGTTCCTTGCCTGCTTTGGCGGAAGCCGATGATGATTTCAAATACGTACTTAAATTTAAAGGTGCTGGTCATGGTGTAAAAGCCTTAATCGCCGAATTGATTGGTGGTGAAATCGCACGTGCATTGGGTATTAAAATGCCAGAACTTGTCTTTGCTAATCTCGATGAAGCCTTTGGACGAACAGAGGCCGATGAGGAAATTCAGGATTTATTACAAGGAAGTCAGGGGATGAATCTAGCACTGCATTTTTTATCGGGAGCGATTAATTTCGATCCTGTTGTAACCGTTGTTGATCCCGTTTTGGCTTCGCAAATTGTATGGCTGGATGCTTACATTACTAATGTGGACCGAACGTTTAGAAACACCAATATGTTGATTTGGCATAAAGAATTATGGCTTATTGATCATGGCGCAAGTTTGTATTTTCATCATTCTTGGACAAATTGGGAGAATCATGCTCAAAGTCCGTTTGCCTTGATCAAAGACCACGTATTATTGCCTCAAGCATCCGCATTAACTGAAACGGATACCGCTTTCAAAAAACTATTAACTCCAGAAATTCTTCAGGAGATTGTTAGCCTAATCCCAGAGGATTGGTTGCAATGGGAAGACGTAGAAGCCACACCTGCCGAATTGAGAAATGTATATTTACAGTTCCTATTGACCCGCTTAAATCATTCAGAAATTTTTATAAAGGAAGCACAAAATGCAAGAGAAAAACTTATATGA
- a CDS encoding NAD(P)H-hydrate dehydratase: MKQPISIHKAEIIQRYKPIDSQTHKGIQGHALIIAGSYGKIGAAVLASRACLKSGCGLVTSYVPECGYEILQISNPEVMTLTDESEKYISNITFNIKPQAIAIGPGLGQETETQKAFLNFLKTNKIPLVIDADALNILSKNKDLLKLLQPKTILTPHPKELERLIGKWTSDEDKFDKTITFSKQYNVVIVMKGAPTHIIDGDTVYENTTGNAALATAGSGDALTGIITSLLAQSYEPIDAAILGVYLHGLIADIALPETGYQSFIASDIIKYLGKAFLSLEKNK, from the coding sequence ATGAAACAGCCCATTTCTATTCATAAAGCCGAAATCATACAACGTTACAAACCCATTGATTCTCAAACGCACAAGGGGATTCAGGGGCACGCATTAATTATTGCAGGAAGTTATGGAAAGATAGGAGCAGCCGTACTGGCTTCCAGAGCTTGTCTTAAATCGGGTTGCGGACTCGTAACGTCCTATGTTCCTGAATGTGGTTATGAAATTCTGCAAATTTCAAATCCCGAAGTCATGACGCTTACCGATGAAAGCGAGAAATATATTTCCAACATTACATTCAACATAAAACCACAAGCGATTGCTATAGGTCCAGGTTTAGGACAAGAAACAGAAACTCAAAAAGCATTTCTTAATTTTCTAAAAACCAACAAAATTCCGCTAGTAATCGATGCCGATGCCTTAAATATTTTGTCAAAAAATAAAGATTTGCTGAAATTATTACAACCAAAAACTATCCTAACGCCACATCCCAAAGAACTAGAACGACTAATAGGAAAATGGACTTCAGACGAAGATAAATTCGATAAAACGATTACTTTTTCTAAACAATACAATGTCGTTATTGTAATGAAAGGCGCGCCAACGCATATTATTGATGGGGATACGGTTTACGAAAACACAACTGGAAATGCCGCTTTGGCAACAGCGGGAAGTGGTGATGCACTCACTGGAATAATTACTAGTTTACTGGCTCAATCGTATGAACCTATTGACGCTGCAATTCTCGGCGTTTACCTTCACGGTTTGATCGCGGATATTGCTTTGCCTGAAACGGGCTATCAATCCTTTATCGCTTCGGATATTATTAAGTATTTAGGAAAAGCATTTTTGAGTTTAGAAAAAAACAAATAA
- the gcvT gene encoding glycine cleavage system aminomethyltransferase GcvT: protein MKNTALTHIHESLGAKMLPFAGYNMPILYEGVNAEHETVRNAVGVFDVSHMGEFLLSGPNALALIQKVTSNDASVLTIGRAQYSCLPNDKGGVVDDLIIYKMKEEQYLLVVNASNIEKDWNWISSHNDLGVEMKNISEDYSLLAIQGPKAVEAMQSLSSIDLAAIKYYHFEVADFAGIDNVIISATGYTGSGGFEIYCKNTEVEQIWNKVFEAGAAFGIKPIGLAARDTLRLEMGFCLYGNDISDTTSPLEAGLGWITKFTKEFTNSENLKKQKEEGVTRKLVAFEMQERAVPRHDYEIVDGTGAVIGIVTSGTMSPSMNKGIGLGYVTVANSALDNDIYIRIRKNDVPAKVVKLPFYKK from the coding sequence ATGAAAAATACTGCGCTTACGCACATACACGAAAGTTTGGGAGCAAAAATGCTTCCGTTTGCTGGATACAATATGCCTATTTTATATGAAGGGGTGAATGCTGAACATGAAACAGTTAGAAATGCTGTGGGTGTTTTTGATGTTTCGCACATGGGGGAATTCTTGCTTTCGGGTCCAAATGCTTTGGCTTTGATCCAAAAAGTGACTTCAAATGATGCTTCTGTATTGACAATAGGAAGAGCACAATATTCTTGTTTACCAAACGATAAAGGTGGTGTTGTAGATGATTTGATTATCTATAAAATGAAAGAAGAACAGTATTTATTAGTGGTGAATGCTTCGAATATTGAGAAAGACTGGAACTGGATTTCATCTCATAATGATTTAGGAGTGGAGATGAAAAATATTTCTGAAGACTATTCCTTATTAGCAATTCAAGGTCCAAAAGCAGTTGAAGCAATGCAATCTTTGTCTTCAATAGATTTGGCTGCCATAAAATATTACCATTTTGAAGTAGCTGATTTCGCTGGAATTGACAATGTGATTATCTCGGCCACGGGTTACACTGGTTCAGGAGGTTTTGAGATTTATTGTAAAAACACCGAAGTAGAACAAATATGGAATAAAGTTTTTGAAGCTGGAGCGGCTTTTGGAATCAAACCAATTGGTTTAGCGGCAAGAGATACGTTGCGTCTTGAAATGGGTTTCTGTTTGTACGGGAATGACATTAGCGACACCACTTCTCCACTTGAAGCTGGATTAGGATGGATTACTAAATTCACAAAAGAGTTTACGAATTCTGAAAACTTGAAAAAACAAAAAGAAGAAGGTGTTACTAGAAAATTAGTTGCTTTTGAAATGCAAGAACGTGCAGTACCAAGACATGACTACGAAATCGTAGACGGAACTGGAGCTGTAATTGGGATTGTAACTTCAGGAACAATGTCTCCATCAATGAACAAAGGAATTGGTCTAGGTTATGTAACTGTAGCTAACAGCGCATTGGATAACGACATCTATATTCGCATCAGAAAAAATGATGTTCCTGCGAAAGTGGTAAAATTGCCATTCTACAAGAAATAA
- a CDS encoding carboxy terminal-processing peptidase — MNKILIVFFLFPFLALAQNEVKTCEILSKINTLIQNKHIQPKPVDDSLSVFVFDTFIDNLDNSRNVFLKSEYDLLAKKYRLNIDDFIKNKNCSFLTDIISVYKGDLLRNQSILEKMKLENIDYEQKDTIRFYKKIFPIYMQQIDVEKVLKKKVRYEIIEDIAAANENRDSLNLHFTSLEKETKNRIIENELCKINAILQNEINYQEALFTIFCSYFDPHTAYFSNDSKSSFVASLSKEHLSLGMNVNLNKRNEIIVQDLDANGPAFKTGKIKKGDQIVSISNLKDTLQVSCATLESISNMILSDSNKQIMLTLRRNSGKSFDVVVEKQLIKDEGNSVYSFVIENNNKKYGYVKIPSFYGDLEGNNGKGCAEDTAMEVLKLQKDNIKGLIIDLTDNGGGSMEEAIKLAGMFIDSGPISIVVNNNQDRTVINDPYKGMIYKEPIVVLINGNSASASEFFSSILQDYNRAILVGSTSVGKATMQSIFPLENNDDENFVKITINKFYRINGKSHQGIGVIPNIKLPAIYETITQKESNSPTALKNDSIASTIYFLPYMSTKAVSKIVENSKNRIAVNPTLNEVIQINKKIEELLEKPKSAVPITIDAIFKEQTIISQLWELINSFETRNNGLNIYNSNINNFLLTLYPNENENNKFQLENLKTNHYLNEAISILDDANSLKRN, encoded by the coding sequence ATGAATAAAATTTTAATCGTATTTTTCCTGTTTCCATTTTTAGCACTTGCTCAAAATGAGGTTAAAACATGTGAGATACTTTCTAAAATAAACACACTTATACAAAACAAACATATTCAGCCTAAACCGGTAGACGACAGTCTATCGGTTTTTGTTTTTGATACTTTCATTGACAATCTCGACAATTCCAGAAATGTTTTCTTAAAATCCGAATACGATTTACTTGCTAAAAAGTACCGTTTAAATATTGATGATTTTATAAAAAATAAAAACTGTAGCTTTTTGACAGACATTATTTCTGTTTATAAAGGAGATCTCTTAAGAAATCAGTCGATTTTAGAAAAAATGAAATTGGAAAATATTGATTATGAACAGAAAGATACTATTCGGTTTTACAAAAAAATATTTCCAATCTACATGCAGCAAATAGATGTAGAAAAAGTTTTGAAGAAAAAAGTGCGATACGAAATTATTGAAGATATCGCCGCTGCAAATGAAAACAGAGACTCCTTAAATTTACATTTCACTTCATTAGAAAAAGAAACAAAAAACAGAATCATAGAAAATGAACTTTGTAAAATAAATGCCATCCTTCAAAATGAAATTAATTATCAAGAAGCTCTTTTTACCATTTTTTGTTCCTATTTTGATCCACACACTGCTTATTTCAGTAATGATTCAAAATCTAGTTTTGTAGCTTCTTTATCAAAAGAACACCTTTCACTGGGAATGAATGTGAATTTAAATAAACGAAATGAAATTATTGTACAAGATCTAGATGCCAATGGTCCTGCCTTTAAAACTGGTAAAATAAAAAAAGGAGATCAAATTGTTTCCATTTCAAACCTTAAAGATACCCTGCAGGTTTCCTGCGCTACACTGGAGTCTATATCCAATATGATTTTATCCGATTCTAATAAACAAATCATGTTAACCTTAAGACGGAATTCAGGCAAGTCATTTGATGTGGTCGTAGAGAAACAACTAATTAAAGATGAGGGGAATTCAGTTTACAGCTTTGTCATAGAAAACAACAATAAGAAATACGGTTATGTAAAGATTCCAAGTTTTTATGGTGATCTGGAAGGAAATAATGGAAAAGGTTGTGCCGAAGACACTGCCATGGAAGTACTTAAATTACAAAAAGACAATATCAAAGGGTTAATTATCGATTTAACCGATAATGGTGGTGGTTCGATGGAAGAAGCCATAAAATTGGCAGGAATGTTCATTGATTCTGGTCCGATTTCTATTGTAGTTAACAATAACCAAGACCGAACGGTTATTAACGACCCCTACAAAGGAATGATTTATAAAGAACCGATCGTGGTGCTTATAAACGGAAATTCAGCTTCAGCAAGTGAATTTTTTTCTTCAATACTCCAGGATTACAATAGGGCAATATTAGTGGGAAGTACTTCAGTAGGAAAAGCAACTATGCAATCTATTTTTCCTCTAGAAAATAATGATGATGAAAACTTTGTAAAAATAACCATTAATAAGTTTTACCGAATAAACGGGAAAAGCCATCAAGGAATTGGTGTAATTCCAAACATAAAACTACCTGCAATTTATGAAACTATTACTCAAAAAGAGAGCAATAGCCCCACTGCCTTAAAAAATGACAGTATAGCAAGTACTATTTATTTTTTACCCTATATGTCTACTAAAGCGGTGTCAAAAATAGTGGAAAACAGTAAAAATAGAATTGCAGTAAACCCGACTTTGAATGAAGTAATTCAAATCAATAAAAAAATTGAAGAACTCCTTGAAAAACCTAAATCGGCTGTACCAATAACTATCGATGCCATATTCAAAGAACAAACTATTATAAGTCAATTATGGGAACTTATAAACTCTTTTGAAACCCGAAATAACGGATTAAACATTTACAATTCCAATATAAATAATTTTCTATTAACCCTTTATCCAAACGAGAACGAGAATAACAAATTTCAATTGGAAAATTTGAAAACAAATCACTATTTAAATGAGGCAATATCGATACTTGATGACGCAAATTCTTTGAAAAGAAATTAA
- a CDS encoding YebC/PmpR family DNA-binding transcriptional regulator yields MGRAFEFRKGRKMKRWSAMAKAFTRIGKDIVMAVKEGGPNPEANSRLRAVIQNSKAANMPKENVERAIKKATDKDTANYKEVLFEGYAPHGIAILVETATDNNNRTVANVRSYFNKCNGTMGTQGSVEFMFDHTCNFRIPAEGLDAEELELELIDFGAEEVFEDEDGILIYAPFTSFGTIQKELENRNLEILSSGFERIPQITKKLTEAEMADVEKLIEKMEEDDDVMNVYHTMEEA; encoded by the coding sequence ATGGGAAGAGCGTTTGAATTCAGAAAAGGTAGAAAAATGAAACGTTGGTCAGCAATGGCTAAAGCATTTACCAGAATTGGAAAAGATATTGTAATGGCCGTTAAGGAAGGTGGACCAAATCCTGAAGCTAACTCAAGATTAAGAGCCGTTATTCAAAATTCAAAGGCAGCTAATATGCCTAAAGAAAATGTAGAACGTGCTATCAAAAAAGCAACCGATAAAGATACTGCCAACTATAAAGAAGTTCTATTTGAAGGGTACGCACCACATGGAATTGCAATATTAGTAGAAACTGCTACAGATAATAACAATAGAACAGTTGCCAATGTTAGAAGTTATTTTAACAAATGCAACGGTACAATGGGAACACAAGGTTCAGTAGAATTTATGTTTGACCATACGTGTAACTTCCGAATTCCTGCTGAAGGATTGGATGCTGAAGAATTAGAATTAGAATTAATTGATTTTGGTGCCGAAGAAGTTTTTGAAGACGAAGATGGAATTTTAATCTACGCTCCTTTTACAAGCTTTGGAACTATTCAAAAAGAATTGGAAAATCGTAATTTAGAAATCCTTTCTTCTGGATTTGAAAGAATTCCGCAAATCACTAAAAAACTAACTGAAGCTGAAATGGCTGATGTAGAAAAATTGATTGAAAAAATGGA